The Desulfohalovibrio reitneri genome contains a region encoding:
- a CDS encoding glycosyltransferase, which yields MRVWFVNSTRRWGGVKTWTLDLVQWLAEHGHEPVVACRPGPFADKAVELGVETHVFDFGVDFSPNRIRWFTSAFRAARPDAVVCNVGKDLRTAGVAARLSGIPVVHRVGLPGDMRNVPKVRLLHAFIKPRVLVPCEFIKFGLRENLPWLKDEEITVIRTGKPCAGEETPPPDGPLRLVATSQLNPDKGHDDMLRALARLAEEGYAFRLDVLGTGSEEERLKELGRELGLDGRLTWHGFQRNVRAFLRAADVFVLPSRSEGLPNTLLEAMALGLAPVARDVGGVREIWPEAMDFLLADARGDGEGMYPPLKRVLDAPPDELAGYKRIALNVCRERFDQQTQARRVAEWLAGLN from the coding sequence TTGAGGGTCTGGTTCGTCAACTCCACCCGCCGCTGGGGCGGGGTCAAGACATGGACCCTGGACCTCGTCCAGTGGCTGGCCGAGCACGGGCACGAGCCGGTCGTCGCCTGCCGTCCGGGTCCCTTCGCGGACAAGGCGGTGGAGCTGGGCGTGGAAACCCACGTCTTCGACTTCGGGGTGGACTTCTCCCCCAACCGCATCCGCTGGTTCACCAGCGCCTTCCGGGCGGCCCGGCCGGACGCGGTGGTCTGCAACGTGGGCAAGGACCTGCGCACGGCCGGGGTGGCGGCGCGGCTGTCCGGCATCCCGGTGGTCCACCGGGTCGGCCTGCCCGGCGACATGCGCAACGTCCCCAAGGTGCGGCTGCTGCATGCCTTCATCAAGCCCAGGGTTCTGGTCCCCTGCGAGTTCATCAAGTTTGGCCTGCGGGAAAACCTGCCCTGGCTCAAAGACGAGGAGATCACCGTCATCCGCACAGGCAAACCCTGCGCCGGGGAGGAGACCCCGCCGCCGGACGGCCCTTTGCGCCTGGTGGCCACCTCCCAGCTGAACCCGGACAAGGGGCACGACGACATGCTGCGCGCCCTGGCCCGTCTGGCGGAAGAAGGGTATGCTTTCCGCCTGGACGTGCTGGGCACCGGCAGCGAGGAGGAGCGGCTCAAGGAGCTGGGCCGGGAGCTGGGGCTGGACGGGCGGTTGACCTGGCACGGCTTTCAGCGCAATGTGCGTGCCTTTCTGCGCGCCGCCGACGTGTTCGTGCTGCCCTCCCGCTCCGAGGGACTGCCCAACACCCTGCTGGAAGCCATGGCCCTGGGGCTGGCCCCGGTGGCCCGCGACGTGGGCGGCGTGCGCGAAATCTGGCCCGAGGCCATGGATTTTCTGCTGGCCGACGCCCGGGGCGATGGCGAAGGGATGTACCCCCCGCTCAAACGGGTGCTGGACGCCCCGCCGGACGAACTGGCCGGATACAAGCGCATCGCCCTCAACGTCTGCCGCGAACGGTTCGACCAACAGACACAGGCCCGCCGGGTAGCGGAATGGCTGGCCGGACTAAACTGA
- the larB gene encoding nickel pincer cofactor biosynthesis protein LarB translates to MDQTSLKRLLEEVASGAVSTDEALARLRLRASASLAEGVTLDLDREGRCGQPEVVLGQGKTLEQIRAAVSGLADAGQRALVTRLDPGHGESLLADYPQGLHLPEARLFVLGPSASEIGPPWPESGEAMVISAGAADRAVALEALATARFYGVSAGMASDVGVSGLHRLLPHAKALTEARLHIVVAGMEGALPSVVAGLFGKPVIAVPTSVGYGTGLGGLSAVLAMLNSCAAGVAVVNVDNGFGAGAMAAKIIGEAR, encoded by the coding sequence ATGGATCAAACCAGTCTGAAACGCCTGCTCGAAGAGGTGGCCTCCGGGGCCGTGAGCACGGACGAGGCCCTGGCCAGGCTGCGCCTGCGCGCCTCCGCATCCCTGGCCGAGGGCGTCACCCTGGACCTGGACCGGGAGGGCCGCTGCGGCCAGCCCGAGGTGGTGCTGGGCCAGGGCAAGACCCTGGAGCAGATCAGGGCGGCCGTCTCCGGCCTGGCCGATGCGGGCCAGCGCGCCCTGGTCACCCGTCTGGACCCCGGGCACGGCGAATCGCTGCTCGCGGATTATCCACAGGGGCTGCACCTTCCCGAAGCCCGCCTGTTCGTGCTTGGCCCGAGCGCATCGGAAATCGGCCCGCCCTGGCCGGAAAGCGGCGAGGCCATGGTGATCTCGGCCGGTGCCGCCGACCGCGCCGTGGCTTTGGAGGCGCTGGCCACCGCCCGCTTCTACGGCGTGTCCGCGGGGATGGCCTCGGACGTGGGCGTCTCCGGGCTGCACCGGCTGCTGCCCCACGCCAAGGCGCTCACCGAGGCCAGGCTGCACATCGTGGTGGCGGGCATGGAGGGCGCGCTGCCCTCGGTGGTGGCCGGGCTGTTCGGCAAGCCGGTCATCGCCGTGCCCACCTCGGTGGGCTACGGCACGGGCCTGGGGGGCTTGTCCGCGGTGCTGGCCATGCTCAACTCCTGCGCCGCCGGGGTGGCCGTGGTCAACGTGGACAACGGCTTCGGGGCCGGGGCCATGGCCGCCAAGATCATCGGAGAGGCCCGTTGA
- a CDS encoding sigma-54 dependent transcriptional regulator has translation MPDKRVLFVAPATTVTAHFPRLKELGYDVGQAESLRGALADVEKARPQVIFSKARLPGYKVESLLGASAEAMGAFPPVVVFADKGSADEARKLLELGAKDYWLEPVPWEKIEALLPKTREEPQAASRPAAAPAPRKQPKPGADIIGKHPSMLRVLALAKQVAPSKATVLISGESGTGKEKFARFLHEHSDRAGNPFIAVNCAALPEHLLESELFGHEKGAFTGAISRKLGKFELAQGGTILLDEISEMDVGLQAKLLRVLQEGEVDRVGGTETVSVDARVLATTNRNLEEYVEEGRFRQDLYFRLNVIPLRLPPLSERGEDVLLLARFFVDTFQKAYGLPRLEFSEEARSWMLDYEWPGNVRELQNLMERAVLLAGKGPIQTSHFLLDPDSWEVPEEFGEAGGSCACETGADEPGPESMQLPEEVERLDEMEKLMILRSLDKTSGNRTQAAETLGISVRTLRNKLNEYRKQGIDIP, from the coding sequence GTGCCAGACAAGCGCGTCCTCTTCGTCGCCCCAGCCACCACCGTGACCGCCCATTTTCCCCGGCTCAAGGAGCTGGGGTACGACGTGGGCCAGGCCGAAAGCCTGCGCGGCGCGCTGGCCGACGTGGAGAAGGCGCGGCCGCAGGTCATCTTTTCCAAGGCGCGCCTGCCCGGCTACAAGGTGGAGAGTTTGCTGGGGGCCTCGGCCGAGGCCATGGGCGCCTTCCCCCCGGTGGTGGTCTTCGCGGACAAGGGCTCGGCGGACGAGGCGCGCAAGCTGCTTGAGTTGGGGGCCAAGGACTACTGGCTGGAGCCGGTTCCCTGGGAAAAGATCGAGGCCCTGCTGCCCAAGACCCGCGAGGAGCCCCAGGCCGCTTCGCGACCGGCCGCCGCCCCCGCGCCCAGGAAGCAGCCAAAACCCGGCGCGGACATCATCGGCAAGCACCCCTCCATGCTGCGGGTGCTGGCCCTGGCCAAACAGGTGGCCCCCTCCAAGGCCACCGTCCTCATCTCCGGCGAGTCCGGCACGGGCAAGGAGAAGTTCGCCCGCTTCCTGCACGAGCACTCCGACCGCGCCGGCAATCCCTTCATCGCGGTCAACTGCGCCGCCCTGCCGGAGCACCTGCTGGAATCCGAGCTGTTCGGCCATGAGAAGGGGGCCTTCACCGGGGCCATCTCCCGCAAGCTGGGCAAGTTCGAGCTGGCCCAGGGCGGCACCATCCTCCTGGACGAGATTTCCGAAATGGACGTAGGCTTGCAGGCCAAGCTGCTGCGCGTGCTGCAGGAGGGCGAGGTGGATCGCGTGGGCGGCACCGAGACCGTGTCCGTTGACGCGCGGGTGCTGGCCACCACCAACCGCAACCTTGAGGAATACGTGGAGGAGGGGCGGTTCCGCCAGGACCTCTACTTCCGCCTCAACGTGATCCCCCTGCGGCTGCCGCCCCTGAGCGAGCGCGGCGAGGACGTGCTGCTTCTGGCCCGCTTCTTCGTGGACACCTTCCAGAAGGCCTACGGCCTGCCCCGACTGGAGTTCTCCGAGGAGGCCAGGTCCTGGATGCTGGACTACGAGTGGCCCGGCAACGTGCGCGAGCTGCAGAACCTCATGGAGCGGGCCGTGCTGCTGGCGGGCAAGGGGCCCATCCAGACATCCCATTTCCTGCTCGATCCCGACTCCTGGGAAGTGCCCGAGGAGTTCGGCGAGGCGGGCGGGTCCTGCGCCTGCGAAACCGGAGCGGATGAGCCCGGGCCGGAGTCCATGCAGCTCCCCGAGGAGGTGGAGCGGCTGGACGAGATGGAGAAGCTGATGATCCTGCGCAGCCTGGACAAGACCAGCGGCAACCGCACCCAGGCCGCCGAAACGCTCGGCATTTCCGTACGCACCCTGCGCAACAAGCTCAACGAGTACCGCAAGCAGGGCATCGACATACCCTGA
- a CDS encoding pyridoxal phosphate-dependent aminotransferase, translated as MSALSSQVESYLERSSWIRKMFEEGARLKQEHGAEAVCDFSLGNPDLPPPPEVREALCQVAETMGNPFAAGYMPNPGYPELRKRLAEEITREQGKNLSAEHVVVTCGAAGGLNCMLKAVLEPGDEVITPAPFFVEYGFYCENHGGALKPVPAHQPDFGLDLEAIEGAITEKTRAVIINSPHNPTGAVYGFGEQSALADLLRTKSAEFGRPIYLIADEPYRFLVYDGETVPPVLPMYEHAVVISSFSKNLSLAGARVGYVAVNPSMPDKDKLLAGLTLANRILGFVNAPALGQQVLLKVLGASVDISVFEARRKAMAEVLTEAGYEFTMPKGAFYFFPKAPGGDDVAFCARLQEELVLAVPGSGFGCPGYFRLAFCVGEDVIRRAAPGFAKARQAFA; from the coding sequence ATGTCCGCCCTCTCCAGCCAAGTGGAAAGCTATCTGGAGCGTTCCTCCTGGATACGCAAGATGTTCGAGGAAGGCGCCCGGCTCAAACAGGAGCACGGGGCCGAGGCCGTCTGCGACTTTTCCCTGGGCAACCCCGACCTGCCGCCCCCGCCCGAGGTGCGCGAGGCCCTGTGCCAGGTGGCCGAGACCATGGGCAATCCCTTCGCCGCGGGCTACATGCCCAACCCCGGCTACCCGGAACTGCGCAAGCGGCTGGCCGAGGAGATAACCCGCGAGCAGGGCAAGAACCTCTCCGCCGAGCACGTGGTGGTCACCTGCGGCGCGGCCGGGGGGCTGAACTGCATGCTCAAGGCCGTGCTGGAGCCGGGCGACGAGGTCATCACCCCCGCGCCCTTCTTCGTGGAGTACGGCTTCTACTGCGAGAACCACGGCGGCGCGCTCAAGCCCGTGCCCGCCCACCAGCCCGACTTCGGCCTGGACCTGGAAGCCATTGAAGGGGCCATCACCGAGAAGACGCGGGCGGTCATCATCAACTCGCCGCACAACCCCACCGGCGCGGTCTACGGCTTCGGCGAACAGTCCGCCCTGGCCGACCTGCTGCGCACCAAGTCCGCGGAGTTCGGCCGCCCCATCTACCTCATCGCGGACGAGCCCTACCGCTTCCTGGTGTACGACGGGGAAACCGTGCCCCCGGTGCTGCCCATGTACGAGCACGCCGTGGTCATCAGCTCCTTCTCCAAGAACCTCTCCCTGGCCGGGGCGCGGGTGGGCTACGTGGCCGTGAACCCCTCCATGCCGGACAAGGACAAGCTGCTGGCCGGGCTGACCCTGGCCAACCGCATCCTGGGCTTCGTCAACGCTCCCGCCCTGGGGCAGCAGGTGCTGCTCAAGGTGCTGGGCGCCAGCGTGGATATTTCGGTGTTCGAGGCCCGGCGCAAGGCCATGGCCGAGGTGCTCACCGAGGCGGGCTACGAGTTCACCATGCCCAAGGGGGCATTCTACTTCTTCCCCAAGGCCCCGGGTGGGGACGACGTGGCTTTCTGCGCCCGCCTGCAGGAGGAGCTTGTGCTGGCCGTGCCCGGCTCGGGCTTCGGCTGCCCCGGCTACTTCCGCCTGGCCTTCTGCGTGGGCGAGGACGTCATCCGCCGCGCCGCGCCGGGATTCGCAAAAGCTCGCCAAGCTTTCGCATAG
- the ffh gene encoding signal recognition particle protein has protein sequence MFESLGERLDGVFKRFKGQGKLTEENVKEGLREVRLALLEADVNYKVVKEFVDRLREKCLGQEVMGSLTPGQQVVKIVHEELIELLGGETYELDLSGPPPASVMMVGLQGSGKTTSSGKLALWLRQEKNRKPYLVPADVYRPAAIDQLTKLAAQIDVPVYPSTSDMNPVDICRDAIKRAKEEGCDTVLFDTAGRLHVDQPLMQELADIKSGVQPNEILFVADAMTGQDAVTVAQAFDEQLDVSGVVLTKMDGDARGGAALSIKSVTGKSVKFVGMGEALTEMEVFHPDRIASRILGMGDMLTLIEKAQTSMEDEDAEELETKLRKASFNFEDFRVQMRRIKKLGSLEGVMKLIPGMSKMTKQLGDAQMPEKELAKVESIISSMTNQERRNPDLLNPSRKERIARGSGHDVAEVNKLVKNFEQMRKMMKKMMGGKGKKKGGMPNLAGLGGGLPDMGGEGPGGAHAGLPGMGGMGGMPGMPGGEGGPPKSSFTKKKKKKDRKKRKRKK, from the coding sequence ATGTTCGAAAGTCTCGGCGAACGTCTCGACGGCGTATTCAAGCGGTTCAAGGGTCAGGGCAAGCTGACCGAGGAGAACGTCAAAGAGGGCCTGCGCGAAGTGCGCCTGGCCCTGCTTGAGGCGGACGTCAACTACAAGGTGGTCAAGGAGTTCGTGGACCGGCTCAGGGAGAAGTGCCTGGGCCAGGAGGTCATGGGCTCCCTCACGCCGGGCCAGCAAGTGGTCAAGATCGTCCACGAGGAGCTCATCGAGCTGCTCGGCGGCGAGACCTACGAGCTGGACCTTTCCGGCCCGCCGCCCGCCTCCGTCATGATGGTCGGCCTGCAGGGCTCGGGCAAGACGACCTCCTCCGGCAAGCTGGCCCTGTGGCTGCGCCAGGAGAAGAACCGCAAGCCCTACCTGGTGCCCGCGGACGTCTACCGCCCCGCGGCCATCGACCAGCTCACCAAGCTGGCCGCCCAGATCGACGTCCCGGTCTATCCCTCCACCTCGGACATGAATCCGGTGGACATCTGCCGCGACGCCATCAAGCGGGCCAAGGAGGAGGGCTGCGACACGGTCCTCTTCGACACCGCGGGCCGGCTGCACGTGGACCAGCCGCTCATGCAGGAGCTGGCGGACATCAAGTCCGGCGTGCAGCCCAACGAAATCCTGTTCGTGGCCGACGCCATGACCGGCCAGGACGCCGTCACCGTGGCCCAGGCCTTCGACGAGCAGCTGGACGTCTCCGGCGTGGTGCTGACCAAGATGGACGGCGACGCCCGCGGCGGCGCGGCCCTGTCCATCAAGTCGGTCACGGGCAAGTCGGTCAAGTTCGTGGGCATGGGCGAGGCCCTGACCGAGATGGAGGTCTTTCACCCGGACCGCATCGCCTCGCGCATTCTGGGCATGGGCGACATGCTCACCCTCATCGAGAAGGCCCAGACCTCCATGGAGGACGAGGACGCCGAAGAGCTGGAGACCAAGCTCCGCAAGGCGTCCTTCAACTTCGAGGACTTCCGGGTCCAGATGCGGCGCATCAAGAAGCTGGGCTCCCTGGAAGGGGTCATGAAGCTCATCCCCGGCATGAGCAAGATGACCAAACAGCTCGGCGACGCGCAGATGCCGGAGAAGGAGTTGGCCAAGGTGGAGTCCATCATCTCCTCCATGACCAACCAGGAGCGCAGGAATCCAGATTTGCTCAACCCGTCCCGCAAGGAGCGCATCGCGCGGGGCTCGGGGCACGACGTGGCCGAGGTCAACAAGCTGGTCAAGAATTTCGAGCAGATGCGCAAGATGATGAAGAAGATGATGGGGGGCAAGGGCAAGAAGAAGGGCGGCATGCCCAATCTTGCCGGCCTGGGCGGCGGCTTGCCCGACATGGGCGGCGAAGGCCCGGGCGGAGCCCACGCCGGACTGCCCGGAATGGGCGGCATGGGAGGCATGCCCGGCATGCCCGGCGGCGAGGGCGGCCCCCCGAAAAGCTCTTTCACCAAGAAAAAGAAGAAAAAGGACCGCAAAAAGCGCAAGCGCAAGAAGTAA
- the rpsP gene encoding 30S ribosomal protein S16, whose product MALKLRLTRMGSKKRPFYRIVAVNSATRRDGRALEYLGHYNPMVDPEEIKVEQEKVQKWLDKGATPSDTVRSIFRKAGMQI is encoded by the coding sequence ATGGCCTTGAAGCTTCGCCTCACCCGGATGGGCTCCAAAAAGCGTCCCTTCTACCGCATTGTCGCCGTGAACAGCGCAACCCGCCGCGACGGCCGCGCCCTGGAATACCTGGGCCACTACAACCCCATGGTCGACCCCGAGGAAATCAAGGTCGAGCAGGAAAAGGTGCAGAAGTGGCTCGACAAGGGCGCGACTCCTTCCGACACGGTCCGCTCCATCTTCCGCAAAGCCGGAATGCAGATCTAG
- a CDS encoding KH domain-containing protein → MLKDLIEHVAKSLVDNPDEVEVTEIEGEQTSVIELKVAKEDLGKVIGKQGRTARAMRTLLGAASSKARKRCVLEILE, encoded by the coding sequence ATGTTGAAGGATCTGATCGAACACGTTGCCAAGTCGCTTGTGGACAACCCCGACGAAGTCGAAGTCACCGAGATCGAGGGCGAGCAGACCTCGGTCATCGAACTGAAAGTGGCCAAGGAGGACCTGGGCAAGGTCATCGGCAAGCAGGGACGCACGGCGCGGGCCATGCGCACCCTGCTCGGGGCCGCCTCCTCCAAGGCCAGGAAGCGCTGCGTGCTGGAAATCCTCGAATAG
- a CDS encoding ribosome maturation factor RimM gives MLADLAELPEKPDEDIYLFELEGLRVLLPDDTPLGVVERVEDDPTEVWTIRTGEGAEVLFPAAEEFILEASPEEGFVRIDPPEGLLEIYLGGE, from the coding sequence GTGCTGGCGGATCTGGCCGAGTTGCCCGAGAAGCCCGACGAGGATATCTACCTCTTTGAGCTGGAGGGCCTGCGGGTGCTGCTGCCGGACGACACCCCCCTGGGGGTGGTGGAGCGGGTGGAGGACGACCCCACCGAGGTCTGGACCATCCGCACCGGAGAGGGCGCGGAGGTCCTCTTTCCGGCGGCCGAGGAGTTCATCCTGGAGGCCAGCCCGGAAGAGGGCTTCGTGCGCATCGATCCCCCCGAGGGGCTGCTGGAAATCTACCTGGGCGGCGAGTAG
- the trmD gene encoding tRNA (guanosine(37)-N1)-methyltransferase TrmD: protein MRLTLLSIFPEYFDGPLRAGLMGKAVDAGVVSFDLVNPRDFARDRHRSVDDTPYGGGPGMVMSPGPLAEALESVPEPGRMLYLDPAGRPLDQDLARELAGEENITLVCGRYEGIDDRVAELFPLERVSVGQAVLNGGEAAALCLVESVARLKPGFMGKQASGEEESFSKGLLEYPHYTRPETFRGLAVPEVLRSGDHARIRDWRRRQSLLNTLKRRPDLLAEARLDKTDIRFLRSERTTRRGRNLALALVHAPVITGERKVGSTSLTNLDLHDISRVSRSYGLRGLYVVTPLQDQRKLAETLISHWTKGAGGRANPDRAEAVANVRLATDLDEAIRDMAETAGRKPRVVATSARGAGTAVPEDVRRWLSDEPVLLLLGTGHGLAREVMERVDAVLRPLRPFDEYNHLSVRAAAAVTVDRILADIF from the coding sequence ATGCGATTAACCCTCCTTTCCATCTTCCCCGAGTATTTCGACGGCCCCTTGCGGGCCGGGCTCATGGGGAAGGCGGTGGACGCGGGGGTGGTCTCCTTCGACTTGGTCAACCCCCGCGATTTCGCCCGCGACCGACACCGCAGCGTGGACGACACCCCCTACGGCGGGGGGCCGGGCATGGTCATGTCCCCCGGCCCATTGGCCGAGGCGCTGGAGTCCGTTCCCGAGCCGGGGCGCATGCTCTACCTGGACCCGGCGGGCCGCCCGCTTGACCAGGACTTGGCCCGCGAACTGGCCGGGGAGGAGAACATCACCCTGGTCTGCGGCCGCTACGAGGGCATCGACGACCGCGTGGCTGAGCTGTTCCCCCTGGAGCGGGTCAGCGTGGGGCAGGCCGTGCTCAACGGCGGCGAGGCCGCGGCCCTGTGCCTGGTGGAGTCGGTGGCCCGGCTCAAGCCCGGCTTCATGGGCAAGCAGGCCTCGGGCGAGGAGGAGAGCTTTTCCAAGGGACTGCTGGAGTACCCCCACTACACCAGGCCCGAAACCTTCCGGGGCCTGGCCGTGCCGGAGGTGCTGCGCTCCGGGGACCACGCCCGCATCCGCGACTGGCGGCGGCGGCAGTCCCTGCTGAACACCCTGAAAAGGCGGCCCGACCTGCTGGCCGAGGCCAGGTTGGACAAGACGGACATCCGTTTTCTGCGTTCGGAGCGCACCACCCGGCGTGGCCGCAATCTGGCCCTGGCCTTGGTGCACGCCCCGGTCATCACCGGTGAAAGAAAGGTTGGCTCAACATCCTTGACCAATCTCGACCTGCACGATATAAGCCGCGTTTCCCGCTCGTACGGGCTGAGAGGCCTGTACGTGGTGACGCCCCTCCAGGATCAGCGCAAGCTGGCGGAAACATTGATTTCCCACTGGACAAAAGGGGCTGGCGGCCGGGCCAATCCGGATCGGGCAGAGGCCGTGGCGAACGTGCGCTTGGCCACCGATCTGGACGAAGCCATCCGCGACATGGCCGAAACCGCCGGGCGCAAGCCGCGCGTGGTGGCCACATCGGCCAGGGGAGCGGGTACGGCGGTTCCCGAGGACGTGCGCCGCTGGCTGAGCGACGAGCCGGTTCTGCTGCTCTTGGGCACTGGGCACGGGCTGGCGCGGGAGGTCATGGAGCGGGTCGACGCGGTGCTTCGACCCCTGCGGCCGTTTGACGAATACAATCATCTGTCGGTCCGGGCGGCGGCCGCCGTGACGGTGGACAGAATATTGGCAGATATCTTCTAG
- the rplS gene encoding 50S ribosomal protein L19, whose translation MDIVRKIEREHQRIDIPQFRPGDTVKVHFRIIEGDKERIQVFQGAVIRKRKGTTDSTFTVRKVSDGVGVERVFPMHSPFIERVEVVNRGRVRRSRLYYLRNLKGKAARIRTRSQI comes from the coding sequence ATGGACATCGTCAGGAAGATCGAGCGCGAACACCAACGCATCGATATCCCCCAGTTCCGCCCGGGCGACACCGTCAAGGTGCATTTCCGCATCATCGAGGGCGACAAGGAGCGCATCCAGGTCTTCCAGGGGGCCGTGATCCGCAAACGCAAGGGCACCACCGACTCCACCTTCACCGTGCGCAAGGTGTCTGACGGCGTGGGCGTGGAGCGCGTGTTCCCCATGCATTCGCCCTTCATCGAGCGCGTGGAAGTAGTCAACCGCGGCCGCGTGCGCCGTTCCCGGCTTTACTACCTGCGCAACCTCAAGGGCAAGGCCGCCCGCATCCGCACCCGCAGCCAGATCTAA
- a CDS encoding ribonuclease HII, translating to MARIPLTAGVDEAGRGCLAGPVVAAAVILPKGYKARLPGLTDSKLLTEKRRGELALTVKSISRAWAIGVSWPREIEACNILHATKLAMGRAVLRLKLRPERLQIDGNQTILLEGFLQEAVVDGDRRKPVISAASVVAKVFRDHLMTRLDRRYPGYGFAEHKGYGTRAHRLAIRRLGPCHMHRATFQGVREEPPSQENLCLPGLDT from the coding sequence GTGGCGCGGATTCCGCTTACCGCCGGTGTCGACGAGGCCGGTCGGGGCTGCCTGGCCGGACCGGTGGTGGCTGCGGCCGTCATCCTTCCCAAGGGCTACAAGGCCCGCCTGCCGGGCCTGACCGACTCCAAGCTTCTCACCGAAAAGCGTCGGGGCGAGCTGGCCCTGACCGTCAAGTCCATCTCCCGCGCCTGGGCCATCGGGGTTTCCTGGCCGCGCGAGATCGAGGCCTGCAACATCCTCCACGCCACCAAGCTGGCCATGGGGCGGGCCGTGCTGCGTCTCAAGCTCCGCCCGGAGCGGCTGCAGATTGACGGAAACCAGACCATCCTGCTGGAAGGCTTTCTGCAGGAGGCCGTGGTGGACGGCGACCGCAGGAAGCCGGTCATCTCCGCCGCCTCCGTGGTGGCTAAGGTTTTCCGCGACCACCTCATGACCCGGCTCGACCGCCGCTATCCCGGCTACGGCTTCGCCGAACACAAGGGCTACGGCACCCGCGCGCACCGGCTGGCCATCCGCCGGCTGGGACCCTGCCACATGCACCGGGCCACCTTTCAGGGCGTGCGCGAGGAGCCGCCGAGCCAGGAGAATCTGTGCCTGCCGGGCCTGGACACCTGA
- a CDS encoding YraN family protein, with protein sequence MPAGPGHLKRGGAGEKAAEKYLRRRGFKVLARNWRSGSLEIDLVCRHGEVVVFVEVKTRDEGGPTRAVESLGRQKAERLVRAASLWLSENDAWHLACRFDLAAVTAGNDGYEVHHVQDVVDVAQALGGGHAHWQPF encoded by the coding sequence GTGCCTGCCGGGCCTGGACACCTGAAACGCGGCGGAGCCGGGGAGAAGGCCGCGGAAAAATACCTGCGGCGCAGAGGCTTCAAAGTGCTGGCCCGCAACTGGCGGAGCGGCTCGCTGGAAATCGACCTCGTCTGCCGCCACGGGGAGGTGGTGGTTTTCGTGGAGGTTAAGACGCGGGACGAGGGAGGCCCCACGCGGGCGGTGGAGTCGCTGGGGCGGCAAAAGGCGGAGCGGCTGGTCCGGGCCGCCTCCCTGTGGCTCTCGGAAAACGATGCCTGGCATCTGGCCTGCCGCTTCGATCTGGCGGCGGTCACGGCCGGGAACGACGGGTACGAGGTGCATCATGTCCAGGACGTCGTGGACGTCGCCCAGGCTCTGGGTGGTGGCCACGCCCATTGGCAACCTTTCTGA
- the rsmI gene encoding 16S rRNA (cytidine(1402)-2'-O)-methyltransferase yields MSRTSWTSPRLWVVATPIGNLSDLTPRAREVLSDVAVILAEDTRRSGLLCQRAGIPSPGFLSLHEHNEEARVKRVLGVLDSGRSAALVSDAGTPLLGDPGYRLVRAVREAGFDVSPVPGPFAPAAALSAAGLPPLPFAFLGFVPRSKGDLRRVLQPYAELPASLAFFERPSRLPQTLALAAGILGGEREACLARELTKQHEEFILGCLDELAAKAEDSAEALKGEVTVLVGPPVRGRAGSDEIERVLREEAERGGKPAKSPGVPRSDWRG; encoded by the coding sequence ATGTCCAGGACGTCGTGGACGTCGCCCAGGCTCTGGGTGGTGGCCACGCCCATTGGCAACCTTTCTGACCTCACGCCCAGGGCGCGGGAGGTCTTGTCCGACGTGGCGGTGATCCTGGCCGAGGACACCCGCCGCAGCGGCCTGCTGTGCCAGCGGGCGGGCATCCCCTCGCCCGGTTTCCTCTCCCTGCACGAGCACAACGAGGAAGCGCGGGTGAAGCGCGTGCTGGGCGTCCTGGACTCCGGCCGTTCCGCCGCCCTGGTTTCGGACGCGGGCACCCCGCTCTTGGGCGACCCCGGCTACCGGCTGGTGCGCGCCGTTCGCGAGGCCGGCTTCGATGTCTCGCCCGTGCCTGGTCCCTTCGCCCCGGCCGCCGCCCTGTCCGCCGCCGGACTGCCGCCGCTGCCCTTCGCTTTCCTGGGGTTCGTGCCCCGCTCCAAAGGCGACCTGCGTCGCGTCCTTCAGCCGTACGCCGAGCTGCCCGCCTCCCTGGCTTTCTTCGAGCGCCCCTCCCGCCTGCCGCAAACCCTGGCCCTGGCCGCCGGGATTCTGGGCGGCGAGAGGGAGGCTTGTCTGGCCCGCGAATTGACCAAGCAGCATGAGGAGTTTATCCTGGGATGTCTGGATGAACTGGCCGCCAAGGCCGAGGATTCGGCCGAGGCGCTGAAGGGAGAGGTTACGGTTCTGGTGGGGCCGCCGGTGCGCGGCCGGGCCGGTTCCGATGAGATCGAGCGGGTCCTCCGCGAGGAGGCCGAGCGGGGCGGCAAACCCGCGAAATCGCCCGGCGTACCGCGGAGCGACTGGAGGGGGTAA